TCTTTTAACTCTGGGTCAATGTCCTGAATGTATTCAATAGCTGAGAAGTCGTCTCCGCGCTTTCGGTTTTGTGGTGGTTCAAGAGCTTCTATAAGAAGTGCCTCGAGTGTTGCAACGAGTGAGGCCAACGATGTGTTTAATGTGGTTTCACGAAGATTTCCTTCTTGGGTAACGTCAAGAAGGCCAAACCATGAAAATCTGTTCCAACGGCTGCCGAGGCGGTCTATCGTGTGTTCAAACAAGCGCTTACCTAATGGGCGGTCGATAGAGCGACCAACATAAACAACCGTATGGTGGTCATAAAGGATGTAAATGCCTTTCTGTTTGCCGAAGTCTACTGGTTTGGAGAGAGCCTGTTGTTTTCCGTAAATTTTGGGGTCATTACGCCATACAACGAGATCGCGTTGCCAGTACATTCCGAATGAATGGATAATAGACTCAGATGACTCAATGTCAGTTTCTGCAAGTGTTTCCAGTTTCTTGGGCTTGTTTGATGTTGATTTTGTGGCTGTTATGGTGGCCGGGGATTTTTTGAGGGTAAAGGTGCCTTTAGCAACGCGGATAAATGGTGATTTTTCACCGTCATGTTTTATTGACGACGCGAGTTGAGCATTAACAGTTGCAGCAGGAGTTGCCCCGTCAGTTTCGTAATAGCCACGCGTTAGAATCTGTTCTGAAATTTCGGTATAGTGAAGCGGTATTGAGGATTCAGATAAAACCCTAATGATGGCTTCCTTCCAAGATTTCTCCATTTATACCCCCGTAAAAAATCTAACGTTCACGAGATAACCGGCTGGCGATGCCGGAGCGGTGCTGCCTGACTAACCGACTAACTGACGACTGAGGAACTGGTGAAATTGAGCGCACAGTAAGCCAGTCCGAGTTGATTGAGCCGTTAGGCAAGTATGAACTTCTGCCAGTCAATTTTGGCCCAACCTAAAGACGGAATTGCTGAAATTGGTGGTATGGATGAAATTGCAGGAATCGGCGCTATTGCTGGGATTGGTGGAATTGGTGGTATAGATGGAATTGGCAGTATGGGGCCGCCTGTTGCGCCTTTCGTGAAAGCAACAACACCGCCTTTGTGGTCGCGGAATAATCCTTTTTTGTATACACCCAGATGCTGCCCACGATGCCCGTAAACATTGTCTCCTTTTGTAATTGCAGCGTGCTTGCCATCAAGGTGATAGATATTATTGTCTTTGTGCCACGCTACGACTTTGCCTTTTCGGTTGTAAATAGGTTCCACGGCGACTCTCCTTTTTGAGGCCTAACGTGTACGAGATAACCGGCTGGCGATGCCGGAGTGGTGCTGCTTGACTAACCGACCAAAACAGACGACTGAGAAACTGGTGGAATTCAGCGCACAGTAAGCCAGTCCGAGTTGATTGAGCCGTTAGAAACCGCAATTTTATGAAGTGAGTTGCACAACTCGTACACTGCCTGGAAGTAAAGGCTTCATGCGACTAATTGTTGTAATTTGGCTCAAATGTAAGCGGTCTATTGTTTTGATTTCTGCCCATAACATTTCAACACCGTTGGTCATAGTGAGGTCAGGCCAGCCAGCACGATAGGTATATGGCGCCTCCATGAAAGCAGTAGCGATTTGCATTAGCCTTTCTGCCCCCAATGATTCAAATAACTGAGAGATAGAATTACAAGTGAGCCCTGGATACCACTCTTCAATCAACGGTGAACTATAAATTTCGTTGAAGTGGCGTACTATTTGAGATGTTTTGCTGGTACTAATTGCATTTAGAATCAGGTGAG
The window above is part of the Trichlorobacter ammonificans genome. Proteins encoded here:
- a CDS encoding HTH domain-containing protein is translated as MEKSWKEAIIRVLSESSIPLHYTEISEQILTRGYYETDGATPAATVNAQLASSIKHDGEKSPFIRVAKGTFTLKKSPATITATKSTSNKPKKLETLAETDIESSESIIHSFGMYWQRDLVVWRNDPKIYGKQQALSKPVDFGKQKGIYILYDHHTVVYVGRSIDRPLGKRLFEHTIDRLGSRWNRFSWFGLLDVTQEGNLRETTLNTSLASLVATLEALLIEALEPPQNRKRGDDFSAIEYIQDIDPELKEREIQNTLRSIEQKMRGGS
- a CDS encoding 4-fold beta flower protein; protein product: MEPIYNRKGKVVAWHKDNNIYHLDGKHAAITKGDNVYGHRGQHLGVYKKGLFRDHKGGVVAFTKGATGGPILPIPSIPPIPPIPAIAPIPAISSIPPISAIPSLGWAKIDWQKFILA